From Candidatus Cloacimonadota bacterium, one genomic window encodes:
- a CDS encoding 2-hydroxyacyl-CoA dehydratase, whose amino-acid sequence MTKNKIGFTSTFPIEVVYAAGQIPVDLNNIFVTGNARKYIENAEYAGYPRNICSWIKGMYDVVLSSDIKTVIGVVEGDCSNTHSLMATLKDKGIKVVPFSFPFEKNRPELEREIFKLEKVFKVDHSVVIQTKERLDKIRKKLVLLDEITYKENRVTGSENHLWLVNSSDFNGDPDDFEARLDKFLLEVQKRKLIDFDFRFAFLGVPPIISNLYDFLLENNVNVVFNEIQRQFSMPFLEESIFDQYLRYTYPYSIFDRIEDIQIELKKRKINAVISYAQSFCHRQIDNILLKKYIDLPILTIEGDQPGELDARTKLRIESFLDMLRM is encoded by the coding sequence ATGACAAAAAATAAAATCGGTTTCACATCAACATTTCCCATCGAAGTTGTTTATGCAGCAGGTCAGATCCCGGTTGATCTGAATAACATTTTCGTAACCGGAAATGCACGAAAATACATTGAAAATGCTGAATATGCAGGTTATCCTCGCAACATTTGTAGTTGGATCAAAGGAATGTATGATGTAGTTCTTTCCTCTGATATAAAAACTGTGATCGGAGTTGTGGAAGGTGATTGTTCCAACACGCATTCTTTGATGGCAACTTTAAAAGATAAAGGGATTAAGGTTGTTCCGTTTTCATTTCCTTTTGAAAAAAATAGACCGGAGTTGGAAAGGGAGATTTTTAAGTTAGAAAAGGTTTTCAAAGTCGATCATTCGGTCGTTATCCAAACCAAAGAAAGACTTGATAAAATCAGGAAGAAACTGGTTTTATTGGATGAAATAACTTACAAGGAAAACAGAGTAACAGGATCAGAAAACCATCTCTGGTTAGTAAATTCGTCTGATTTTAATGGAGATCCTGATGATTTTGAAGCAAGATTGGATAAATTTCTTTTGGAAGTTCAAAAAAGGAAACTGATAGATTTTGATTTCAGGTTTGCCTTTCTCGGAGTTCCACCAATCATTTCCAATCTTTATGACTTTTTATTGGAAAATAATGTAAATGTGGTTTTTAATGAAATTCAAAGACAATTCAGTATGCCGTTTTTGGAAGAAAGCATTTTTGATCAATATTTGCGATACACATATCCGTACTCTATTTTTGATCGGATCGAGGATATTCAGATCGAACTGAAAAAAAGAAAGATTAATGCTGTGATCAGTTATGCGCAATCTTTCTGTCATCGTCAGATCGATAACATTCTCCTTAAAAAGTATATCGATCTTCCCATCCTGACAATCGAAGGAGATCAACCCGGAGAACTCGATGCTCGCACGAAATTGCGCATCGAAAGTTTTCTGGATATGTTGAGAATGTAA